ttcaTGCACAGTAAGAGCTGAGGATAGGTAAAAGGCTTTGCCACAAAGTCTACATTTGTATGGTCTCactcctgtgtgaattctttgatgtacagtaagaATAGAGTTATCTCTAAATGCTTTTCCACATTGTATGCAATTGTATGGTTTTTCacctgtgtgaattctttgatgtacaaTAAGGTGTGATTTCCAgataaaggttttgccacattctaaacatttatgagacctctctccagtatgaattgtCTGATGGTCAGAAAGAATTGAGGATCGTATAAAGGCTTTGCCATATTCtccacatttgtatggtttctctcttgTGTGAGTTCTTTCATGCACAGTAACAGCTGAGGAATTGcgaaaggctttgccacattgtctacatttgtatggttttactcctgtatgaattctctgatgtacaGTAAGAGCAGAGTTATCACTAAATGCTTTTCCACATTGTATGCaattgtatggtttctctcctgtgtgaattctttgatgttgaTTAAGGCTTGATTTACGActaaaggttttgccacattctaaacattggtgagacctctctccagtatgaattttcaGATGGTAGGTAAGAGCTGAGGATATtgcaaaggctttgccacattctctacatttgtaaggtttctctcctgtatgagttctTATATGCACAGTAAGAGCTGAGGACTGGTAAAAGCCTTTGCCACATtgtctacatttgtatggttttactcctgtatgaattctctgatgtacaGTAAGAGTACAGGTATCCTTAAATGCTTTTCCACATTGTCTGCAATTGTacggtttctctcctgtgtgaattctttgatgtacagtaaggTGTGATTTCCGGAgaaaggttttgccacattctaaacattggTGAGACCTCTTTTTGGTAGGAATTTTCTGATGATAGGTAAGAGCTGAGGACCGTACAAAGGTTTTTCCACATTCTCTGCATTTGTAAATTCTCACTTCGGCGTCAATATATCTCTCATATAAAGTAAGATATGCATTCCAATTAAGTGTTTTATCACGTTCTTTACCTTTATAAAGTGTTTCTTCAGTACAGACTTTCTTAAGTGTATTTACATGGGAAATTAAACTGAAAGCACTCTTACATGAATTATAATTGTAAGCTTCATTTTTAGTATGAATATTCTCATTGTCATTATGATTTGAAGATTGCTTGAAAGATTCAACACatttagtttgttcatttgtcTTCTCCAGAATATGAAGAACctgatgattattagaatgcgACATCTGGTCAGACACTCTTCCTTGTTCATAATGGTTCTCTGGAAATaaagttttctcattttgattaCGAACTG
The Saccopteryx bilineata isolate mSacBil1 chromosome 3, mSacBil1_pri_phased_curated, whole genome shotgun sequence DNA segment above includes these coding regions:
- the LOC136331890 gene encoding zinc finger protein 420-like; its protein translation is MAASQVSDKLLTYRDVAVDFSQEEWESLDPAQQKLYVDVMLENYWNLVSLDNQTLLQNPGNEDFFSKTILSTHNEDRCYHCNEHGKSFQKESVRNQNEKTLFPENHYEQGRVSDQMSHSNNHQVLHILEKTNEQTKCVESFKQSSNHNDNENIHTKNEAYNYNSCKSAFSLISHVNTLKKVCTEETLYKGKERDKTLNWNAYLTLYERYIDAEVRIYKCRECGKTFVRSSALTYHQKIPTKKRSHQCLECGKTFLRKSHLTVHQRIHTGEKPYNCRQCGKAFKDTCTLTVHQRIHTGVKPYKCRQCGKGFYQSSALTVHIRTHTGEKPYKCRECGKAFAISSALTYHLKIHTGERSHQCLECGKTFSRKSSLNQHQRIHTGEKPYNCIQCGKAFSDNSALTVHQRIHTGVKPYKCRQCGKAFRNSSAVTVHERTHTREKPYKCGEYGKAFIRSSILSDHQTIHTGERSHKCLECGKTFIWKSHLIVHQRIHTGEKPYNCIQCGKAFRDNSILTVHQRIHTGVRPYKCRLCGKAFYLSSALTVHERTHTGEKPYKCRECGKGFIQSSNLTDHQKIHTGERPHQCLACGKTFSRKSNLTQHQRIHTGERPYNSIQRGKASNDTSTLTVHQSIHTVVKPHKCRECGKVFNYFSDFTIHQRTHTGEKPYKCRECDKAFSRSSVLTRHQRTHTGEKPYKCKVCSKAFSQSSTLTYHQEIHTGERSHQCLECGKTFIHKSNLTQHQKVHRGERL